A section of the Prevotella melaninogenica genome encodes:
- a CDS encoding T6SS phospholipase effector Tle1-like catalytic domain-containing protein — MVHGYTNRICGIGLPPKKKTYQIRKVNITMGVFFDGTKNNKYNIDFGDNIKKGWRYLTSKVKTTDSYESSYSNVAKLWDMYYVNNKGNADSIAKVYIEGPGTSSPERDWNSKFKDEEGFVSSKEGDTTGGSAFGNGQTGVNAKVERACDLICQKISSLVNQTNISLGTLTLDVFGFSRGAAAARCFVNCIEKDKRQIANVSKRIPMNSSGASYYKIVTSDEIRNYKVCLRNKLPERFKKIKIKVRFMGIFDTVSSFAPNSSISPDFTNDVKELALNIPNFMPSVEEIVHFVAADEYRENFSLTTIDSASNGMQVVLPGAHSDVGGGYNEHEKEKIILEGSWTDSKREYRGYMSLEELKREGWLPPTWNVPLPTFMPDGSVRNYKDTMRHVFNYYARIPLYAMWFLSIKKSKLLYKANAMNKEYSLRDKKLIQVRTLIMGKINNNNNMYEIKWDSKGAKPKGRLYFVGTGEEKKLIHSIRAEYIHLSAHRSTWPIHPHEATKDNQRIFIKG; from the coding sequence ATGGTACATGGATATACAAACAGAATTTGTGGTATTGGCTTGCCTCCAAAGAAAAAAACTTATCAAATCCGAAAAGTCAATATCACCATGGGCGTCTTTTTTGATGGTACCAAAAACAATAAGTATAATATTGATTTTGGAGATAATATCAAAAAGGGGTGGAGGTACTTAACTTCTAAAGTTAAAACTACAGATAGTTATGAAAGTAGTTATAGCAATGTGGCAAAGTTATGGGATATGTATTATGTGAATAATAAGGGAAATGCAGATTCTATAGCTAAGGTCTACATTGAGGGACCGGGAACATCTTCTCCAGAAAGAGATTGGAACTCGAAATTTAAAGATGAAGAAGGATTTGTTTCTTCCAAGGAAGGGGATACTACAGGTGGTTCGGCATTTGGAAATGGACAAACCGGTGTGAATGCAAAAGTAGAAAGAGCATGTGACTTGATTTGCCAAAAAATTTCTTCTTTAGTTAATCAAACAAATATTTCTCTCGGCACCTTAACCCTTGATGTCTTCGGTTTTAGTCGTGGAGCAGCAGCAGCAAGATGCTTTGTAAATTGTATAGAGAAAGACAAACGGCAAATTGCAAATGTTAGTAAAAGAATTCCAATGAATAGTTCGGGAGCTTCTTATTATAAAATAGTCACCTCCGATGAAATAAGAAATTACAAGGTTTGTTTAAGAAACAAACTCCCTGAACGATTTAAGAAAATCAAGATAAAAGTTCGCTTTATGGGTATCTTTGATACCGTTTCTTCTTTTGCTCCGAATTCTTCGATTTCTCCCGATTTTACTAACGATGTCAAAGAACTGGCTCTTAATATTCCTAACTTTATGCCGAGTGTAGAAGAAATTGTTCATTTCGTGGCTGCAGATGAGTATCGTGAAAATTTTTCTTTAACGACAATCGACTCCGCATCAAATGGAATGCAAGTTGTCTTACCGGGTGCACACAGCGATGTTGGAGGAGGATATAACGAACATGAGAAAGAAAAAATAATATTAGAAGGAAGTTGGACCGATAGTAAGAGAGAGTATAGGGGCTATATGTCTTTGGAAGAATTAAAAAGAGAAGGGTGGTTACCTCCAACATGGAATGTGCCCCTCCCAACTTTTATGCCTGATGGGTCTGTAAGAAATTATAAAGATACCATGAGACATGTTTTTAACTACTATGCCCGTATTCCTCTTTATGCGATGTGGTTCCTATCAATAAAGAAATCAAAGCTTCTATATAAAGCTAATGCTATGAATAAGGAATACTCTCTTCGAGACAAAAAGTTGATACAAGTAAGAACTTTGATAATGGGGAAAATTAATAATAATAATAATATGTATGAAATAAAATGGGACTCTAAGGGAGCAAAACCCAAAGGACGTCTTTACTTTGTTGGAACTGGGGAGGAAAAGAAATTGATACACTCTATTCGCGCAGAGTATATCCATCTATCCGCCCATCGCTCTACATGGCCTATACACCCTCATGAGGCAACGAAAGATAATCAACGAATCTTTATAAAAGGATAG
- a CDS encoding DUF2931 family protein — protein MMNRLPLFIIITMTSILSFGSCKTDDSTRTKFPWIPSIAAPRHYPVQIKYAFVDYGTKDRRIPVYESSVGGGIGQPGSEVDYVDFNEKGGRDMPTAVHLLWLSYAERKFYQLDAELSENTKERMLEMFRKPYYISIEKKHYRYSNLIITMLPGGKVWLHLNGIGRTAIVCDTLQAKEVHMELEDFDKDAFYTFKTLDNSCKFLLSDFEGAADNLEKHGVPLGLWDKYEEWYRYTLKIEFENKETKINPHILSYFTNGDFYWDDDSITKEIQTSTKYLSFNWQVKDTIYNGHFYFDEDEILRVYPEAFGNEGKLKGELVVQVSKYNNWFDIFLQVGDKKYKLEKTKIHVFRDTPQKKDDDEPFYCNYWDSDVEEYIGE, from the coding sequence ATGATGAACAGATTACCTTTATTTATAATAATAACAATGACTTCGATTTTAAGTTTCGGTTCTTGTAAAACGGATGATAGTACAAGAACAAAGTTTCCATGGATTCCCTCTATTGCAGCCCCCAGACATTATCCGGTACAGATAAAGTATGCTTTTGTCGATTATGGAACAAAAGACAGACGCATTCCTGTTTATGAGAGTTCTGTGGGGGGAGGCATCGGTCAGCCCGGTAGTGAGGTAGATTATGTAGATTTTAACGAGAAAGGAGGGCGGGATATGCCTACTGCTGTCCATCTTTTATGGTTGTCTTATGCAGAAAGGAAATTTTATCAATTGGATGCCGAACTCTCTGAGAATACCAAAGAGAGAATGTTAGAAATGTTTCGTAAGCCTTATTACATTTCTATTGAAAAAAAACATTATAGATATTCCAATCTCATCATCACGATGCTTCCCGGTGGTAAAGTGTGGTTGCACTTAAACGGCATCGGGAGGACGGCAATTGTTTGCGATACCTTGCAAGCCAAAGAGGTGCATATGGAGTTAGAAGATTTCGACAAAGATGCTTTCTACACTTTTAAAACTTTGGACAACTCCTGCAAATTCCTGCTAAGCGATTTTGAAGGTGCAGCAGACAACTTAGAGAAGCATGGTGTGCCCTTGGGATTATGGGATAAATACGAAGAATGGTATAGATACACCCTTAAAATTGAATTTGAAAATAAAGAGACAAAAATCAATCCACATATTCTTTCCTATTTCACAAATGGAGATTTCTATTGGGATGATGACAGTATAACTAAAGAGATACAGACTTCTACCAAATATTTATCTTTTAACTGGCAAGTCAAAGACACAATATATAATGGGCATTTTTATTTTGATGAAGATGAGATATTGCGTGTCTATCCCGAAGCATTTGGAAATGAAGGTAAATTAAAAGGCGAATTGGTCGTGCAAGTAAGTAAATATAACAATTGGTTCGATATATTTCTACAAGTAGGAGATAAAAAATATAAACTGGAGAAGACTAAAATACATGTGTTTAGAGATACGCCTCAAAAGAAAGATGATGACGAGCCTTTCTATTGTAATTATTGGGACAGCGATGTTGAAGAGTATATAGGAGAATAG
- a CDS encoding DUF2931 family protein → MRKFVIFLMIMPMFVFSSCKTDDSTRTKFPWIPSIAAPRHYPVQIKYAFVDFGTKDRRIPVYESSVGGGIGQPGSEVDYVDFNEKGGRDMPTAVHLLWLSYAERKFYQLDAELSENTKERMLEMFRKPYYISIEKKHYRYSNLIITMLPGGKVWLHLNGIGRTAIVCDTLQAKEVHMELEDFDKDAFYTFKTLDNSCKLLLSDFEGAAENLEKHGVPLGLWDKYKEWYRYTTKIEFENKETKLGTHILYKFTNGDKYWDDDSIPKNIQTSCKYLAMDWQVKDWTYTGYFFFDEDEILRVYPKAFGNEGKLKGELVVQVSKYNNWFDIFLQVGDKKYKLEKTKIYVFRDTPQKKHDEPFYCNFWDSDVEEYIGE, encoded by the coding sequence ATGAGAAAATTTGTTATATTTTTAATGATTATGCCAATGTTTGTTTTTAGTTCTTGTAAAACGGATGATAGTACAAGAACAAAGTTTCCATGGATTCCCTCTATTGCAGCCCCCAGACATTATCCGGTACAGATAAAGTATGCTTTTGTCGATTTTGGAACAAAAGACAGACGCATTCCTGTTTATGAGAGTTCTGTGGGTGGAGGCATCGGTCAGCCCGGTAGTGAGGTAGATTATGTAGATTTTAACGAAAAAGGAGGGCGGGATATGCCTACTGCTGTCCATCTTCTGTGGTTGTCTTATGCGGAAAGAAAGTTTTATCAATTGGATGCCGAGCTCTCTGAGAATACCAAAGAGAGAATGTTAGAAATGTTTCGTAAGCCTTATTACATTTCTATTGAAAAAAAGCATTATAGATATTCCAATCTCATCATTACGATGCTTCCCGGTGGTAAAGTGTGGTTGCATTTAAACGGCATCGGAAGAACGGCGATAGTCTGTGATACCTTGCAAGCCAAAGAAGTACACATGGAGTTAGAGGATTTCGACAAAGATGCTTTCTACACTTTTAAAACCTTGGATAATTCCTGCAAATTATTGTTGAGCGACTTTGAAGGTGCTGCAGAAAACTTAGAGAAGCATGGTGTTCCCTTAGGATTGTGGGATAAATACAAGGAATGGTATAGATATACCACTAAGATTGAGTTTGAAAATAAAGAGACAAAGTTGGGAACACATATCCTTTACAAGTTTACCAACGGAGATAAATATTGGGATGATGACAGTATACCTAAAAATATACAAACATCTTGTAAATATCTTGCTATGGATTGGCAGGTTAAAGATTGGACGTATACTGGGTATTTTTTCTTCGATGAAGATGAAATATTACGTGTCTATCCTAAAGCTTTTGGAAACGAAGGAAAGTTAAAGGGTGAATTGGTCGTGCAAGTAAGTAAATATAACAATTGGTTCGATATATTTCTACAAGTAGGAGATAAAAAATATAAACTGGAGAAGACTAAAATATATGTGTTTAGAGATACGCCTCAAAAGAAACATGATGAGCCTTTCTATTGTAATTTTTGGGACAGCGATGTTGAAGAGTATATAGGAGAATAG
- a CDS encoding ParA family protein, translating into MKNKKIVFANQKGGVGKSTLCILFANYLAAKGKDVCIIDTDLQKTILMQRRKDKLIYEGEEEPYNVQDFDVTDVETMQTLVDSASQVEGFVLFDSPGNISEDGLAPLFVGADYIVCPYEYEDKALDSTGVFVQVLNVLREHNPQMTAQLFFVPNRIDPRIGTAEEQEMWRRTDEVFGNFGRVTPVVNSRATLKRTNTFELLGTQRDAVKKAFDYMLRRMK; encoded by the coding sequence ATGAAGAATAAGAAAATTGTTTTCGCAAATCAGAAAGGTGGAGTAGGAAAGAGCACGCTGTGCATCCTCTTTGCCAACTATCTTGCTGCAAAGGGTAAGGACGTATGTATCATTGATACCGACTTGCAGAAGACGATTCTGATGCAGCGTCGAAAGGACAAGCTCATCTATGAGGGCGAGGAAGAACCATATAACGTTCAGGACTTTGACGTGACCGATGTCGAGACAATGCAGACACTCGTCGACTCAGCTTCGCAGGTAGAAGGCTTCGTATTGTTTGACTCACCGGGTAATATCAGTGAGGACGGTTTGGCACCGCTCTTCGTAGGTGCCGACTACATCGTTTGTCCTTACGAATACGAGGATAAGGCACTCGACTCAACGGGCGTCTTCGTGCAGGTGCTTAATGTGTTGCGTGAGCACAATCCACAGATGACCGCACAGCTCTTCTTTGTTCCAAATCGCATCGACCCACGTATCGGTACGGCTGAGGAGCAGGAGATGTGGCGCAGAACCGACGAGGTGTTTGGAAACTTTGGACGTGTCACACCAGTCGTAAACAGCCGTGCGACACTCAAGCGTACAAATACATTCGAACTGCTCGGAACGCAGCGTGATGCGGTGAAGAAGGCGTTTGATTATATGCTGAGGAGGATGAAATAA
- a CDS encoding Fic family protein, whose amino-acid sequence MNNQYIWQNADLRKMTWQDNAFSTLISEVSLRRGNLLGRLSMFGFKEQGDSMLDSLTEEIVHSSEIEGESLNRDSVRSSVARQLGLEHEGLPKTDHYIEGVVQVMLDATQHFREPLTKERLFGWHSALFPTGYSGMYKITVGDWRKGEEAMQVVSGAMGRQKVHYEAPPSSDVPEMMTQLLAWVDDDTLGIDPLIKAAVAHLWFVTIHPFDDGNGRLCRTVTEMLLSRADNTSQRYYSLSSEILKHRKDYYIQLEKAQHGGLDITEWIVWFIETLSRALNTALEKTERIIRKVRFWDEHKDLQLNDRQRKVLNMLLDGFEGKLTSSKWYKINHCSQDTATRDLNDLVKKNILKKSSEGGRSTAYELIG is encoded by the coding sequence ATGAATAATCAATATATATGGCAGAATGCAGATTTGCGTAAGATGACGTGGCAAGACAATGCTTTTAGCACCCTTATCTCTGAGGTCAGTCTTCGTCGTGGAAACTTACTCGGTAGGCTTTCTATGTTCGGATTTAAAGAGCAGGGCGATTCTATGTTAGACTCGCTAACGGAGGAAATTGTTCATTCATCTGAGATAGAAGGAGAAAGTCTTAATCGGGATAGCGTGCGTTCGTCTGTTGCACGACAGTTAGGACTGGAACATGAAGGTTTGCCTAAGACCGACCATTATATCGAGGGTGTGGTGCAGGTGATGCTCGATGCAACCCAGCACTTCCGTGAACCACTTACGAAAGAAAGGCTCTTTGGCTGGCATTCTGCACTATTTCCAACAGGATATAGTGGTATGTATAAGATTACCGTAGGAGATTGGCGAAAAGGCGAAGAGGCTATGCAGGTGGTGTCGGGCGCAATGGGTCGGCAGAAAGTGCATTATGAAGCACCACCAAGTAGCGACGTGCCAGAGATGATGACACAGCTATTAGCATGGGTTGATGATGACACACTTGGTATTGACCCACTGATAAAAGCGGCAGTAGCTCACCTTTGGTTTGTAACGATTCACCCATTCGACGATGGTAACGGACGACTCTGCCGTACGGTGACAGAGATGCTACTATCAAGAGCCGACAATACTTCACAACGATATTACAGCCTTTCGTCTGAAATCCTTAAGCATAGAAAGGATTACTACATCCAATTAGAGAAAGCACAACACGGCGGATTGGATATAACGGAATGGATTGTCTGGTTTATTGAAACGCTTAGTAGGGCTTTAAACACAGCACTTGAAAAGACAGAACGTATCATCAGAAAGGTGCGCTTCTGGGACGAACATAAAGACCTTCAACTGAACGACCGACAAAGGAAGGTACTCAATATGCTCCTCGATGGTTTTGAGGGGAAACTGACTTCTTCTAAATGGTATAAGATTAATCACTGCTCGCAGGACACCGCTACCCGTGACTTAAACGACCTTGTCAAAAAGAATATATTGAAGAAAAGTAGCGAGGGAGGACGCAGCACAGCATACGAACTGATTGGATAA
- a CDS encoding TIM-barrel domain-containing protein, which produces MKKKKAKILLAALLLAVGETAFADGKAVSGIRQINPTTVEITYSDGGVMTVDFYGQNVFRLFRDPKGGIVRDPASNPPARILLDNPRKSAGRLSVDETDADVAVATAEVRVRFDRSTGLMSVTDLRNGKEVVKEVKGVDFQKNRTTVTLANAAGEYFYGGGVQNGRFSHRGKRIEIVNTNSWTDGGVASPAPFYWSTGGYAAMPYTFAPGAYDFGSVDKNTVTISHDMPYLDLFLMVDTTPVSLLQDYYQLTGNPVLLPKFAFYEGHLNAYNRDYWKETSEEGKGILFEDGKRYVESQKDNGGIKESLNGEKDNYQFSARAVIDRYKKDDMPLGWILPNDGYGAGYGQTSTLDGNIANLKSLGDYARKNGVEIGLWTQSNLHPVDSIPALLQRDIVKEVRDAGVRVLKTDVAWVGAGYSFGLNGIADVANIMPYYGSDARPFIITLDGWAGTQRYGGVWSGDQSGGEWEYIRFHIPTYIGAGLSGMGNITSDMDGIFGGKNLPVNIRDFQWKTFTPMQLNMDGWGSNPKYPQALGEPATSINRSYLKLKSMLLPYTYSCSYEAVTGKPLMRAMFLDDSNDYTLGSATRYQYMYGPSFLVAPVYQNTAADKEGNDVRNGIYLPKGTWYDYFTGATYEGGCVLNDYFAPIWKLPVLVKAGAIIPMVNPNNNPSEIDKSRRVFEIYPDGKSEFTLYDDDGTTQKYLANEKATTLITSELNDKQVLTVRIDKTEGAFEGMVKNQSTTFYLNTNAKPKKLTAVVGGRKIRLTEAEQGDNTWQYVQASNINRFSTAGSEMERLLVTKNAQIIVRLASCDITKEAVTLRVEGFTRLNKSNETLRKKGALTAPELLEADVQPYSVTPKWKPVQNADYYEIDFNGQTYTTIRHNSLLFEDLQPATDYDFKVRAVNSDGVGEWTPLHVKTAVNPLEYAIKGLTATSTAPDMDGFGIWHLFDFSTTGDIWHTHYSKKVVPFEFTVDLHSTNTLDKLQYVPRANGGNGTITKCDISVSKDGRNWIEIGPQQWARDGRTKEVTLTEHPVARFVKVSVKEAVGNFGSGREFYVFKVPGTKSVLPGDINLDGKIDENDFTSYMNYTGLRKGDADFDGYISGGDLNGNGLIDAYDISNVAVQLEGGCNDDEVAPVGGKVYYEYNRKSYAAGDDVIIKVKGKDLQAVNAFNLVFPYSPKELQFVKVETDPSMVMRNLTYDRRHSDGSQVLYPTFVNVGDHHTFNGDADLLVIRMKALKPFTVKSTTAKGLLVDKQLRSLTF; this is translated from the coding sequence ATGAAGAAGAAGAAAGCCAAGATTTTACTTGCTGCCTTGCTATTGGCAGTGGGAGAAACCGCATTTGCTGATGGAAAGGCTGTGAGCGGTATTCGACAAATCAATCCAACAACGGTAGAGATTACTTATAGTGATGGTGGCGTGATGACCGTAGACTTCTATGGTCAGAATGTCTTCCGCCTTTTCCGCGACCCAAAGGGTGGTATTGTTCGTGACCCTGCGAGCAATCCTCCAGCACGTATCCTCCTTGACAACCCACGCAAAAGCGCAGGCCGACTGAGCGTTGATGAGACCGATGCCGATGTGGCTGTCGCAACCGCTGAGGTACGTGTTCGCTTCGACCGCAGCACGGGTTTGATGAGCGTCACCGACCTTCGCAATGGCAAGGAGGTCGTTAAAGAGGTGAAGGGAGTAGACTTCCAGAAGAATCGCACCACTGTAACCCTCGCCAATGCAGCGGGAGAGTATTTCTATGGTGGCGGTGTGCAGAACGGTCGTTTCTCACATCGTGGCAAGCGCATCGAGATTGTCAATACGAATAGTTGGACCGATGGCGGTGTTGCTTCGCCAGCTCCGTTCTATTGGTCAACGGGCGGTTATGCAGCCATGCCTTACACCTTTGCGCCCGGAGCCTACGACTTTGGCAGTGTGGATAAGAACACGGTGACGATTAGTCACGACATGCCTTATCTCGACCTCTTCCTGATGGTCGACACGACTCCAGTTTCTTTGCTTCAAGATTATTATCAGCTCACTGGCAATCCCGTCTTGTTGCCAAAGTTTGCTTTCTATGAGGGCCACCTCAATGCCTACAACCGTGACTATTGGAAGGAGACAAGCGAAGAAGGCAAGGGCATCCTCTTTGAAGACGGCAAGCGATATGTAGAAAGTCAGAAAGACAATGGCGGCATCAAGGAAAGCCTCAATGGCGAGAAAGATAACTATCAGTTCTCTGCTCGTGCCGTTATCGATCGATATAAGAAAGACGATATGCCATTGGGTTGGATTCTCCCTAACGATGGTTACGGAGCTGGCTATGGTCAGACTTCGACCCTCGATGGGAATATTGCCAACCTCAAGAGCCTTGGCGACTATGCGCGTAAGAATGGCGTAGAGATTGGTTTGTGGACACAGTCAAACCTCCATCCAGTCGACAGCATCCCAGCTCTCTTGCAGCGTGACATCGTTAAAGAGGTGCGCGATGCAGGTGTACGTGTCTTGAAGACCGACGTGGCATGGGTCGGAGCAGGCTATTCCTTCGGACTCAATGGTATTGCCGACGTGGCTAACATCATGCCTTACTATGGCAGCGATGCGCGTCCGTTCATCATCACCCTCGATGGTTGGGCAGGCACACAGCGTTATGGTGGTGTGTGGAGTGGCGACCAGAGTGGTGGCGAGTGGGAATATATCCGTTTCCACATCCCAACCTATATCGGTGCAGGACTCTCTGGAATGGGTAATATTACGAGCGATATGGATGGTATCTTCGGTGGAAAGAACCTTCCTGTAAACATCCGCGACTTCCAGTGGAAGACCTTCACACCGATGCAGTTGAATATGGACGGATGGGGTAGCAACCCTAAGTATCCGCAAGCCTTGGGCGAACCAGCAACAAGTATCAACCGCTCTTACCTCAAACTCAAGTCAATGCTCCTGCCATATACCTACTCTTGTTCGTATGAGGCAGTGACCGGTAAGCCATTGATGCGTGCGATGTTCCTCGATGATAGCAATGATTACACGCTTGGCAGCGCAACACGCTATCAGTATATGTACGGTCCTTCGTTCCTCGTTGCGCCTGTTTATCAGAACACCGCAGCCGACAAGGAGGGCAACGACGTGCGCAATGGCATCTATCTGCCAAAGGGAACATGGTACGACTACTTCACTGGTGCTACCTATGAGGGTGGCTGTGTGCTTAATGATTATTTCGCACCTATCTGGAAGTTGCCAGTCTTGGTGAAGGCGGGTGCTATCATTCCGATGGTCAATCCGAATAACAACCCTTCAGAGATCGACAAGAGCCGTCGTGTCTTTGAGATTTATCCAGACGGAAAGAGCGAGTTCACCCTCTATGATGACGATGGCACAACACAGAAGTATCTCGCTAATGAGAAGGCTACAACGCTCATCACCTCCGAGCTTAACGACAAGCAGGTGCTGACGGTACGCATCGACAAGACCGAAGGTGCGTTTGAAGGTATGGTGAAGAATCAGTCAACAACCTTCTATCTGAATACCAACGCGAAGCCAAAGAAGCTCACAGCCGTTGTCGGTGGCAGGAAGATTCGACTCACAGAGGCAGAGCAGGGCGATAACACTTGGCAGTATGTTCAGGCTTCGAATATCAACCGTTTCTCAACCGCAGGCAGCGAGATGGAACGCCTACTGGTAACTAAAAATGCCCAAATCATTGTGCGTTTGGCTTCCTGCGACATCACAAAGGAGGCTGTAACGCTTCGCGTGGAGGGCTTCACACGTCTGAATAAGTCGAACGAAACCCTGCGTAAGAAGGGTGCTTTGACTGCTCCTGAACTCCTCGAGGCTGACGTTCAGCCTTATAGCGTTACGCCAAAGTGGAAGCCTGTGCAGAATGCTGACTACTATGAGATAGACTTCAATGGTCAGACCTATACCACTATCCGCCACAACTCACTTCTTTTCGAAGATCTCCAGCCAGCAACCGACTACGACTTTAAGGTGCGTGCGGTGAATAGCGATGGGGTAGGAGAGTGGACTCCGTTGCACGTGAAGACGGCTGTCAACCCATTGGAGTATGCTATCAAGGGACTCACCGCTACCTCAACCGCTCCAGACATGGACGGCTTTGGTATCTGGCATCTCTTCGACTTCAGTACGACAGGCGACATCTGGCATACACATTATTCTAAGAAGGTAGTGCCATTCGAGTTCACTGTCGACCTCCATAGCACCAACACACTCGACAAACTTCAGTATGTGCCACGTGCAAATGGCGGTAACGGTACGATTACGAAGTGTGACATCTCTGTCAGCAAGGACGGAAGAAACTGGATTGAGATTGGTCCACAGCAGTGGGCACGTGATGGCAGAACGAAGGAGGTGACACTGACCGAGCATCCAGTGGCTCGCTTTGTGAAGGTGAGTGTGAAGGAAGCCGTTGGCAACTTCGGTTCTGGTCGTGAGTTCTATGTCTTCAAGGTGCCGGGTACAAAGTCTGTTCTTCCGGGCGACATCAACCTCGATGGTAAGATTGACGAAAACGATTTCACCTCTTATATGAACTATACCGGACTCAGAAAGGGCGATGCTGACTTCGATGGCTATATCTCTGGTGGCGACCTCAACGGCAACGGACTCATTGATGCTTACGACATCTCGAATGTTGCCGTACAGCTTGAGGGTGGTTGCAACGATGATGAGGTAGCACCAGTTGGCGGTAAGGTTTACTACGAATACAATCGTAAGTCATACGCAGCAGGTGATGATGTCATCATCAAGGTGAAGGGTAAGGACTTGCAGGCTGTCAACGCCTTCAACCTCGTCTTCCCATACAGTCCGAAAGAGCTGCAGTTCGTTAAGGTTGAGACCGACCCATCAATGGTAATGCGCAACCTTACCTACGACCGCCGTCATAGCGATGGTTCGCAGGTGCTCTACCCAACCTTCGTGAATGTGGGCGACCACCATACTTTTAATGGTGATGCCGACTTGCTCGTCATCCGCATGAAGGCGCTCAAACCATTCACCGTTAAGAGCACAACAGCCAAGGGCTTGTTGGTGGATAAGCAGTTGAGAAGCCTCACCTTCTAA
- a CDS encoding IPT/TIG domain-containing protein translates to MKRLFKSYLWMVLMGSLAWVSCSDKEVGGTAGTSFDPSQPIVISDFYPDSGGIATPMIITGKNFGTDTTGLALWYVDEDGKRHRGGLVSSNGEKLYCYVPAGLTYKRNIKLEVTRANGADTIKGAGSRDFKYITQTAVTTIVGTQTSDAHATKIDKLLTSNLSAPGYLCVDNENNIFIVQHRFDDYFNENGSSAFIECRNEKNDNVGGMVLKADLKKDQLSVLQVNSNTKEKINAPAYSTLDGYEGVYVPDDAGRKYYSLLKDQGYALHKQQFINPNGYANLDESNWKFCFVINKNDQMIYSVMFKGQLIRINPKTRKAELLLKRVGKDGPKNSGSDAFCTFSPTQPNRLFISFSDAHQIWYVDVDQLSDKDSLTYAGEPYAGISSFGTVNVTEGKGWEDGALKNAKFCYPRQMTFTKDGKLYIADSGNHCIRMIDTTQGKNARVTTPIGVPQSAGFHDGGVELAKFNWPTGVAVSADGSTVYVADSKNQVIRELSIK, encoded by the coding sequence ATGAAGAGACTTTTCAAATCTTATTTGTGGATGGTTCTTATGGGTTCGCTTGCATGGGTATCCTGCTCTGATAAAGAGGTAGGAGGCACAGCTGGTACTTCTTTTGACCCTTCACAACCGATTGTCATTAGTGACTTTTATCCAGACAGTGGTGGTATTGCTACCCCAATGATTATCACGGGTAAGAACTTTGGTACTGATACCACTGGTCTTGCTCTTTGGTATGTTGACGAGGATGGCAAGCGTCATCGTGGTGGACTTGTATCATCTAATGGCGAAAAGCTTTATTGCTATGTGCCAGCCGGTTTGACTTACAAGCGTAACATCAAACTTGAGGTGACACGTGCTAACGGTGCTGACACTATTAAGGGTGCTGGTAGCCGCGACTTTAAATATATCACACAGACTGCTGTTACAACAATTGTTGGAACACAGACAAGTGATGCGCACGCTACAAAGATTGACAAACTGTTGACATCAAACCTCTCAGCTCCGGGTTACCTTTGTGTTGACAATGAAAACAATATCTTTATTGTACAACATAGATTTGATGACTACTTTAATGAAAATGGAAGTAGTGCTTTTATCGAGTGTCGTAACGAGAAGAACGATAATGTCGGTGGTATGGTGTTGAAAGCTGACTTAAAGAAAGATCAGTTATCAGTTCTTCAGGTGAATAGTAATACAAAAGAAAAAATCAATGCACCAGCTTACTCTACACTTGATGGTTATGAGGGTGTGTATGTTCCAGATGATGCTGGACGTAAATACTACAGCCTGTTGAAGGATCAGGGCTATGCCCTTCATAAGCAGCAGTTCATCAATCCTAATGGTTATGCAAACCTTGACGAAAGCAACTGGAAGTTTTGCTTCGTGATTAATAAGAACGACCAGATGATTTACTCTGTGATGTTTAAGGGTCAGCTCATTCGTATCAATCCTAAGACACGTAAGGCAGAATTGCTCTTGAAGCGTGTGGGTAAGGATGGTCCTAAGAATAGTGGTTCAGATGCTTTCTGTACTTTCAGCCCTACACAGCCTAACCGTTTGTTTATCTCTTTCAGTGATGCACACCAGATTTGGTATGTTGACGTTGACCAGTTGTCAGACAAGGACTCTCTGACTTACGCAGGTGAGCCATACGCAGGTATTTCTTCTTTCGGTACTGTAAACGTAACTGAAGGTAAGGGATGGGAAGACGGAGCGTTGAAGAATGCTAAGTTCTGTTATCCACGTCAGATGACCTTCACCAAGGATGGTAAGCTTTATATTGCCGACTCTGGTAACCATTGTATCCGTATGATTGATACCACTCAGGGTAAGAACGCACGTGTAACCACACCTATTGGTGTACCACAGAGTGCAGGTTTCCACGATGGTGGTGTCGAGTTAGCCAAGTTTAATTGGCCGACGGGTGTCGCCGTGAGTGCAGACGGAAGTACGGTTTATGTCGCCGATTCGAAGAATCAGGTGATACGAGAGTTATCAATTAAATAG